DNA sequence from the Cucumis melo cultivar AY chromosome 6, USDA_Cmelo_AY_1.0, whole genome shotgun sequence genome:
CCACACCATTGTATTTTTGTCTTAGACAATTGGCCATATACTATCTATCATTGATGAACCTTCTAGATTATGccattttttagaaataactaTATGTACTTAGCAAGTAGGTTATATAGTCAATCGACATATTATATAATAGTTTGTTTGTATTTGAAGtgtatattattttcattaaaatagttatcaaacgaagtgtttatttgatattttggGTGAAAGAATATGTCAAGAAAAAAGAGTAGTTTAGATTTGTAATTCCAATGGCAAATTTCTATGGGGTAAGGTAGACATAAAGACAATAGTATTAGGGAAAAACCCTTACAAggcttattattattattattattattattattattattattattattattattattattattattattattattattattattattattattattattattattattattattattattattattattattattattattattattattattattattattattattattattattattattattattattattattattattattattattattattattattattattattattattattattattattattattattattatgtttattattattattattattattattattattattattattattattattattattattattattattattattttattttattttatttttatttttttgtggaAGAAATTGGGTAGACTTGGGCATCAAGAAAATATATAGTATTGAGAAGAATGAAAAAcatgttttgaaaatttaagttTCCCATTGACTAACATAATCTATAGCCTTTAATCTTTTAGATAATTTTCATGctatctttaatttttattttggttttatgttttctatttttgaaagactatttttttaaaaaggtgGTGCTTTCTAGTGTTCTAAAAATTCTCTATTTTTTAGTTATAAAAATTACTACTattaatttctttccatcggtagagtttttatatttaattcTATTGGGACTATCTGATCTTCTTTCTAGCTCGCTTTATACATTTCTTGTAATTAAAATGTTTGGTACACCCTTTGATCCTCTTTTTTCatgaatattttcaaaaaagaaaaggcaaaaagaATAGACTATTTTAAGGAAAAActatataaaaaacaaaaattgtttgtcaactatatatatatataaataattatgaatgtgggtttgaaattgaaaaagaatgaaaaagaagaaaaaaaaagtaagataGTTTTATGTCCTTGAATTAACTAGGTAAATTATTTAGAAGAGATTGTAAAGAAGTAAACATTATGTCATGATGATGACTTAAAATATAAATGTTATTTAAGAACTTCCCTCCAATACTTAAACAAAAAGGTTTAACAATATATCCAAACTAAGATAATTGAAGTAATTGACAAACTAAACTTCTACTAAAAGAAATTAAGTTATAATTAGCTCAAACTTACTTAGATGAAAAGTTTTGCAAGAATGGAAAATAATTCTAGTAATATAAGCTagtataattaagaaaaaagaaaatgttaattaattatagTATACAAATTACTCTaacaagtttaaaaaaaaaaaagagggaatTAAGTAGTAAACATTATTGATATCCTTGAAGGACGAATGGTGTagcaaaattctaaaaattttcTAACATTGTCGAGTTAATTAACTTGTAGACTTAAAACAAAAGGAGATTGTAAATAATAGCAATTAGTATTACTTCAACGAAACAATTTTTACGAAAGTGAAAGTCCTTGATTACGATGTTATGTTTTTAATTGAAGCTGATTTAGAATATTTTATCTTGGTGggtagtatatatatatatttgtatattatcacaatatatatatacacaatacAAATTGCTAACAAAATAAGTTGATTATCTACTAGATTCAACAAGGCAAGTCATCTAGTAAAATTGTTTCCTACAATACCCTAGTCTTAAgaaatttttcttaattaatcaattatcttatagaaaaaattactttaaatttgatataaaaataatgaaaaaaatgcaTACTTGATGTAAGAATTGAGCTATGTCAAACACGAACATATATAACTAAAAAACTATCTCAGTCAGTGCCCAAAGTAACCACTTcaattaatagttaattattctTTCAGTATCCATGATCTCAATACCTCCATGTCAACTTAGATTATTCTTAAGAAACAACCGATCCTTTTTTAATATTCATAAGTATCATTCATATCGACTTAGATTAATCTTTGAGAACACCATGATCATCTTAATTGTCCTACAAAAATGCtcttaataaattaattattatttttatgaaTTATGGTTGATGGTTGCAATATAATTAGTTAAATTAGTACTATCACATTTGTAGTAAAGGATGGTTTGTACAAATTAATGCAAAACAAATTACACTAGATGGAAAAACAagttatttttcttcaaagaaTATGTAATGTTCTAGAgtaaattttgaagaaaaaaaatagtctataaaatagaataaaaaccCATAACCtaacttttcaaaaaaaaaaaattatttaatattggtaaaaaatgaaatttaattatttttcctaTGTTTTAAAGTCACTCTttctaatttgaaaaaaaaaaactcccaACCATGCCGACCACCTCCAAGTTGTTCAACTATCACCGCCGGCCAACCTCTGCTACTGCTACCCCCAAGTACTGTTTAAATGTTTAAGTCAAAATGATGTATCGACCATGCAATTAAATATCATATTTGAGTTCAATGTAACGATGATCTGCTCTTAATAATACCAAATCATAATTGAATGCTAATTTTGCTTCAATGATTTAAGTTGGCAACGATTAATTGTAACTAAGAACTACAAATTTTTCAAACTGAGATATAATCCCCTTTTGAGTTATAAGTATTACAAAACACTAGAGACCATAATCCTTAAACTTCCACTTGGCTAATCAATATATTCCTCCCTAACAACCCACATAAGATGTATTTCATCAAGAAAACATGTCACAAAGACATTTTATTTCTGTTTACAACATCCTATGTTTAAGGTTTTCACAACACACAAAACCCAATAACAATAATGCAATAGTTACATCAATAAGTACTTCTAAATAATAAAACACACATCTTGTagaaaggttaaattttgtgtCCGGGATAGTACCCCTCCGGGCTGGCTATAGGATAAGCCGGAACATTTGTTTCTCCGCCAAGATGTGTGGCGGCACCACCCTCCACCGGTGAATGATGGTGTAGATGGCCACCACCAAGTACATGTGATTTCCTATTCCTTAGCTTTTGAGCAGCATGTCTTGCTTTCGCCTCGTGTAGCTCACGCTTTGCCTCCGCTGTTGCTGCCTTCCTTCTCTCCTCCACAATCTTTCTCTCCTCCGCCGTCTTCACCGAAGCTTTCTCCACCTGTTGTTTGCATTCATTTTGAATTCTCACAATAAACTGCCTATCTTACATACCAGTAGAAATACGACATTGCGAGTATGTAATATataatgtttagagttttagaATTAAAAAGGTTTCAGTTTCAAATATCCTTTTCCCTTTTTTCCTAACTCTTCATCAAGAAATTTGAGTGGGTTGGTCACCATGCATGTGTTTTGAGTGTGTTTGCCACCATGCATGGACCAAACACGTCCCCTGTCAAACCCTCTATCAAACTCAGGAGACTAAACTCATTATTTCTTCTTAACCCGAGTCTAAAAAATTTCTAACTTTATGGTGTTTGGACCAAGAAGCTGAAGTAGGGTAAGGAGGTAAGAAATATGAACTCTATTCCTTATTTGAGAGTACAAGTTTGAATTTTATATCTTATCAACTATATCTCTTACCATGCAGCCCCAAGAATTAAAACTTACTTCATCACTAGATAGCTCCTTGGATCGGAGGTGTTCCACTTTTTAAATCTTTTAAGATCAGTGCATCCATTAGAAACCATGAAAATTTTAGTCTGTTTACATTAGACCGATCAAGACCTAAAAAACTCAAAAGAATGGTTGAACATAAATTTAAGGGTTGCATTAGACACCTTAATGTCAAATAGAACAAATGAGCTATTGAACATACAAATTTAAGAGTTACAAATTTGTAAAAACCGTCATTTAAATGAGCCTACACACAAACTAATAATTCAAGTTTTAATCTAATAAATTATTAGTTTGTGATCTTAATCAAATACAACTCCCATGCATGGTAGATTTTAACCAAATAAGAAATCATCAACTATATATTAAAATGATCTCGATATAACTAACCGAGAGAGAAAACAATCCTACAACAGTACTAAAACTCAACTGAGTTATATCTTGGGGCTATCTCTGAAACTTTTAACTTAGTGATAATTGAAATGATATAAGAAAAATCATAGGCAGACCTTCTCGTCGAGTTTGGCTCTAAAAATTTTGAGCTTTTCTTTAGCAACACTTCCCATATTACTCAGCTTCTCCATGGCAGATTGCATAATTATCTCTCTTTCTATCTGATTTCTTCCACAAATTTTAAAtcatttcaaaaacaaaacatattatataatatatatcaaaAAGGAAAATCATAATAGGCTTCTAAACCATTACACGTTGGATTCCACTTGTCGCTCATGCATTGCTTAACTTGCCACGTTTCCTTTCTCCCTTTTTCTTCCAAACAAAAAGTCCaaaattgattatatatatgttttctgTCTAAATATTATCATTCAATCAAGTGATAAGCAAATCTGCAATATTTTGAAACTAATTTACGTTTAGGATATTTTCTAAGACATATATATAATGTaggaaaaattataataaaggTTAAAACTAATGATAATATcttgaaaatatattaaatgTTTTATATTCTATCTATACTTCAAAAATTTATTTCGAGTTAAAAGTAATAATTTGATTGAAATATCTATTTTAGTCTTagctataataattttttgttcAGGTTAGCGAAAGAAAGCAATAGTAAAGAAGAAAATGGAAGATAGGagtgaaaaataataaataccGTAACATAAaggaaaattataaaattgTTAAACAACGTAGATAACATAAAGATCTCTTACATAAGAGAAtatattatcttctttttaataaatttccTTTTACGATAAGTTGGTTCGGGTTTTCGATAATTGGCCTGCACTCTCTCTTTTGAAGTCATGATTCTATCTCTCCCAACCTAGAAAACACTTCTGATCTTAACTTTTCTTCTTAAAAAAgaacattttttataaaccattATAGAAGGTTGTGATTTTTAGGGTTCATCTTTATAGATCCAAGTGCTGTGAAGTTTGAGATGGAAAAACAAAAGGGGGAAATTATGAACTAATTAGACCTCAAAATCCCAACTGAGGTGACAAAATTGCAAAGTGTGCATTTAACAGAATGTGCTTCACATTGGTACATCAGCAGCACTCTACAGTTCCCACAGTTGGTATGAGCCATCTGATTTGCTGTTTGTAACCACGATTCAAAATCAATCTGATAAGACTCTGAGGAGGTTGGATTAAATTAAACCATCAATAATGATAATTGGAGATGCAAATTTCCTGAATTTACACTGAACTAGTATAATTTCGACATATATCATGACATATAACCGAcaaaaaaagaatcaaacaaGAAGAAATTAACACATAGATTTATGTAGTTCACTCACGATGTGTTAGTAAAATCTACAGATAGGAAGAGAAACTGTTTTATATCCTGAAGAAGCAAGAAAGTATAAGATACGTACGAAAGATCCCATGTTTGGTCATTTGAAGAGTTAGATAACAGATTCAAAACATTTTAACACGGAGTAtttatcctttttttctttcacacTCTCTACTTTAGTACTTTTAACAATGCATGGGGTAAAAGAATTGAACCTCATATCTTAAGATCGATAGTATAAATTTTATGCAAGTTGAATTGTATTTATTTTGGCTATATCTATTCATACTACACTTAATCTTAACGAAAAGGCCAATAAACATAGCGAGATTCGGGTTAGTCATCTGCCACAACTTTATTCTTCATGCTACAAAGGTGAGGACGTAGTTTTTCTAGGTGCCTTGTTAAAAGATATCACAAATAGGCCTTTTGATGAGTGGTTTTAAGGTAAAGCTAAGGTTTTGAAGGTGCGGTACTATAGCTCTATGATGGCCGATTTGGATGGCAAGAAATCAAAACTATCCCCAGGTAAACATGACATAAGTATTCACTCTTCACAGAAGTTTTAATGAAAACAATAAAAGACTATACATATGAAAACATTTAGTTGTAACAATTTACCTTTAGAAGCTGCATTTATGGTGCGACAACAAGAACATTGAACACTTGTCGCCCCACGACTGTACATGAGCAGAGTGTAGCAGCCACTGCACACCAGCCGAGCCATCGTTAAGCCTGCTTAAGGGTCATATTCGAAACCAATCATATTCTAACTATAAACAATTGCGAGCATATAAGGAACCAAGTCACCATCAtcattaatttatttctttgttAATAATTATGAACATCTAGGCAAACTCAACCACCTATTCTCCATTTAGTAACAACCTCACTACTTCCACCCTTTCTTTACTCTGTAGTCAGCAGAGAGCGACCAACAAGAATGACGATAGACGTAAAGATAGTGTTACGTACCTAGATAGGAATATTAGTATGCTAATATTAAGGGATATATTGGTCATTATATGGAAAGTTAGTTACTGAATGTGTATAAATAGTATGAGGGTGAGTGATTGAAGGAGAGACGACTATTTTGCTAAGAAGCATGGACACGGTGACACCATTTTTTAAAACTCTAGGACACGATACGGCAAGATCAcgtttattaaaaaaattgtttttaaaaaatatatactatctttacagtaaaaaaaaaataatagtaaatgCATTGATGCATTTATATGCTTAAAAAACTTAGCTTGATGTATTCTACACtcaaaagttattattattgtcataTATGTGTCTTTTTAGTCTACTTAACGAGTGTTCTATGTATGTCGAACGCATTTGTTGTGTTAACAAGTGTTCAACAGGTATCCACCGAGTGTTCGAGTGTCCAAGTGTCCGACATGTATCAAACACGAACACGCTAGCCAAAGTAAAAGTGTCTGTGCTTCTTAGCTATTTTGTGGAGTAATCTAGGGCTTGGGTGAGAACACTCAAAAGAGGGGTTCTCAAAGTACCATAAATTTGTGTTATATTGTAGTCATTCTTTAATTCTCAGTATATTTCAGATATTAATTCTGGTTAAGGTAGTATCCTAACAGATAGTAAATGGAGTTCAACCTCCCATTTGATTAGAACTTATCACTTCAAATCAATTTGAGTGTTTAGCTTTATCTCTTTGCCCataatgatgatttatgaaatcatggttttgtttttttttttttcaataataaacAATTTCGATGGAATGAAATTTTAGGCGAAATCATAATGGCAGTAGCCAGTAACTAGCACAAAAAAACTATCATGAGAAAATTACTCATTTTTCGATGTCTTCAGAACAAACATGGTCACCGGATGGTTGGGAATTAAAGTTGGAACAAACGAGATCACAGCCCTTTTTTAACTATTCTAATTTCACTAAAATTCGAGAAAAGAATATTTGAATTATGATCAAagcaaattttcaaaaaagataaaaagaaaattggaagGATATAGAAACAAACCAGAAGTTGGAACAGGAGTAACAGCATGGCAAAGAGCACAGCAAATGGAGGTTGCTCCAGCAGGATAGATCAACATATTTTTACATCCAGAGCACATTATTTGGTTTTGACAACCTATTCCCCAAACAAGTTtcaattcttaaaaaaaaaagcatgtATGACGTGAAATCAATTCATTAGTCGTTTTTGTACGAATAGGATCTAACTCTAGTTATATGGATATCAAATTCTCTCCATAAGTTTCTTTGTTCATGTTGGTTGAGAGCTTGTCTCCTTAGTACTAAAAATTTCTTGGCCTTGTATACAAACAATAATAGCCATCTTACACTAGAAATTTGTTACTTGTTCTCAGATCTAAACAGgaaaataattcaaattatATCCAAACTTGAAGCTTTGGGGTTGAGTAGTCATACAAGTAACTGATGGAAACGGCATTTTTGTGATGTTGAAGAAACTTCTTTTCCAGCTGAATTTCTTCAACACTCGGTTTCTCAGGGAAAGACTACACCGTGCTTTGTCTTCGTTTCTACCATCTCTGGATTTAGAAGAACTGCTTAGTAAAAAGAACAATGAAGTGACTAACATATGAAAGGAAATCAAAAGAAAACTGGACGAAATTATACCAATGACCTTGGCATACCTTTGCAGGTTGCAGTAAATGTAGGTTTTTAGGAGTAAAGACGTTGACTTCAGAACCACTTTGGAAAGGAAAATCCCTCCCTCCAAAAAAGTTGACACTGATAAACACGCCAATTGTAGGaggaaaaaggagaaagaaaaataataataataatgtgcCTTCTTCTTTCTTAACAGACTAACAAGATAGTCTACATGTTTATATTTCAGCTTTTCAAATGGATCTAAAATTTGCCTATAATTTGTAACGTTTAAATATCACCCTGTATATGAACTGATTATCAACTAGTGATCAAAAGAATGAGCACAATTACTTGAAGGCATATCTTGAGGTGGGTGAAGCCTCACTAAAGATTAGTGGAGGTGGGTTAGGCATAATGTAAGTAGTAGGACCTAAATAAAATGATtgcaaaaattaaataaataaatcagtACCACTGCCAATGTCACCGTATTATCATTTTCTCTCCTTCATATATCAGATTTTCCGCCCTCAGATTGCAGTGGGTGCATTGTATGCTAATGAAATGGGACTTCTCACCACTCCTTTGTTGAAATGTGGTTAGGACTGTGACGTGTTGCCTACTGGGTAAGTTAATCTGAATACTAAAATGTTTTAATCTTTAAGAGAAAACATGGGGGAGGGCAACTCCACAATGATGAACAAAATGACTTCGTGACGTTGCAGATAAGACAGTCGTCAATTATATAAATCTGACTCCAATAAGACCATTCAAATACAAGCAAAGTTTTGAAGAAAACTAAAACCTCGAAACTTAAACTTAGCTCATCTCAAAGGCAAAAGGCAGCTTAAGATAACCAAGTTTCGTATTCTCAGAATCAATATAACCATTGACGATCGATCAAAACAAGCAGTAGAAAAAAACAGTGAGTTTTGATTAAAGACACAGTACAGTCTGGAGGGAAAATGCAGCCTTTATTATGGCCAGATAATGGTTTTGATTACATACAATTATTTAACATAAATGACAGCCATAATATGGAACTGTTGTAGCTCACAAGAATACAAAGTTAAAGCCTGGAAAATTACAGCTTATCAGTTGCTGATTATGTGAACTACTCTTCATCATTTGATGAATCAGAGTTACCATAAATAACAGAGAAGTAAAAGCCTATTGTTTTCAAAGACAGACCAGGGAACCTGTGAAGACTTCCAGGTTGCAGATCAATCTTAACAAATGGCCATTTCAAGGATTGTGCAGCTTCACACTCTTCCCATCCATTGCCTATTGCACAGAAACGAACATTTGGCTTGTCAAAACGCTCCTTGATCCACTTGAAACATTGCACTTTTTCCACTTCCCACGAACTGTAGACTGGAAAGTAACCAATTTGAAGTTCATAATTAAGCCAAGTTTGACAATAAGTTCACCAATTGCAAGCAATTGCAAGAACAAGAGGTATTTGACTGGAAATTGAGTCTCAAAATACACCCgaagaaaatatcaaaaaggGAAGTAAAAAGGGAGTGCTCACCATTTCCAGGTGTTATTAGATGATCGAGCCGAAATAGTAAGCATTTCACAAGGCTGGGTATCAATGCTCCAGAAGTCACCAAGATATTAACATGCTGAGAACTTGTAGAATTACTGTTGGATGTCTGATCAGCAGACGCATGTGGTGGTTCATCTGAAATTGAACACTCCTCCAAGAAAGCTCGTGCTTCAATAGCATAAAATAAGTATGATCATTCGCAGGTATTTAGAGAAGCAACAAAAATTTTAGCCAGAGGGTTAAGTACATTATCACATACATATTGTAAAAGACAGTTATAAGAGTTAAAAGGATAGGTAGTTGGCTATTAAAAGTACTGCACATATATCAGATGTAGTTAAGCACACACCCTGATGCTCAAATGTCAAGAACTATGCTAGACTTCCTCAACAATCAGACTCGGACTTTAGATCCCGATGATCATGGCATTAACATAGAGGAGCAGTAAGAAATTTGAATCCTTAATTCCAACgcaaattttaaccattttggATAATGAAATTGTTAAGATTCTAAATTTCTAAATCTGAAACTTAGAAAAATCTCAACAAGGGCCAAAACAGAGACAGTACTCTGTAATAATAtattgataccaaaataaaatgttCAACAGCCAACCATTAACACATATACAATAAATAAAAGCAACAGGAATTCAATAAAGACGACCCAGCTCCTTTGAGAAGGCTGGAAACTTCTCCCAAAGCCAACAGCAGCTTTTAACCAAAATCAATACCTAAAAAACCCAATTCCCAAAAACATTCCCTATTTATACTCCCTTCACAGTGGGCCCTCAGGTGTTATTCTCTCCTTGGTACTGTGCATTCCCCTTTCTATCCCTTCTTTTATATGTGTGCAGAATCGGAGGTCTAACAGAAatctaataaaattataatcCTTTTATATGACATTGTCCATCTCCTCATAAAAGGAAATGGAATACTTGAATTGTGCGAGTATCTAAGGATATTGAATCATCAAAAGAGAGCATCATATGGCTCAAAGCTACAACATAAGAATTAGAATACCTGAGGAGAACCATCTATCTGTATAGACATCAGTCATTTCATACAACTCTTCCCAGTGTTTCATCTTCTGTTGATCAAAGATATTCCGCAGGCCCTGGAAGAGTGTACACGGTTTTTAAAATGTGTCTtttgaaataagaaaaagaTGATGTACATCTCCAGAAGGAAAAACCAAAAGTTAAAGATCCCTTTGGCAGTAGCTCTCTACCTTTTCATCCCCACAAACATTCAGTTAAACGCATAAATATATGATATAGTAACATCAAATATAACAGGAGAAATCGATACTCAAAAAAATACTTTTTCCCAACCACAAGAATACTCATAATTAaccaaacttttaaaaaaagagagaaattaacTACCGCTTATTCAAATTTAGGGTCTAAAGAAGTCGGAAGCTTAAGTTTAAACTGATTTAATGGACCAAGTATAAGggtaaaattttagttttcCCCCTTAATGTACTTGCAAAAGAAATTTTTACAGCACCTATCCAGAATGAATTTGAACACTGGAAACTACAGAAAATACAAAAGGCTTCTAGCACCAAGGAACGAAAGTAAGTTATAGGTATAGCTTAAGAGACATGACGACAAGAAGGAGCAAAGCCTAGACTTCATTCTCTTTCTACTTTCTAGTATGGAAAATGTCCTCGTGATGAAGAAAGTCATAGCACTGTAATTATGTCACACATGAAAAAGTTAACGTAAAAATTTCCCAATACCTCTCTGTACTTGTTGGTTATTGCGCGTTGCCTAAAAGccaattttcttttgtttac
Encoded proteins:
- the LOC103490795 gene encoding late embryogenesis abundant protein 6, translated to MQSAMEKLSNMGSVAKEKLKIFRAKLDEKVEKASVKTAEERKIVEERRKAATAEAKRELHEAKARHAAQKLRNRKSHVLGGGHLHHHSPVEGGAATHLGGETNVPAYPIASPEGYYPGHKI
- the LOC103490794 gene encoding protein LSD1; this translates as MPFPSVTCCQNQIMCSGCKNMLIYPAGATSICCALCHAVTPVPTSGLTMARLVCSGCYTLLMYSRGATSVQCSCCRTINAASKESYQIDFESWLQTANQMAHTNCGNCRVLLMYQCEAHSVKCTLCNFVTSVGILRSN
- the LOC103490796 gene encoding eyes absent homolog, with product MEESKNHLSEQSTKGFAKSTKDQKEKLNVYVWDMDETIILLKSLLDGTYAKAFGGSKDVKRGEELGKMWEKEILDLCDHFFFYEQIENYNQPFLDALNEYDDGRDLSNYDFDQDGFGPPCDDVNKRKLAFRQRAITNKYREGLRNIFDQQKMKHWEELYEMTDVYTDRWFSSARAFLEECSISDEPPHASADQTSNSNSTSSQHVNILVTSGALIPSLVKCLLFRLDHLITPGNVYSSWEVEKVQCFKWIKERFDKPNVRFCAIGNGWEECEAAQSLKWPFVKIDLQPGSLHRFPGLSLKTIGFYFSVIYGNSDSSNDEE